One genomic window of Clostridioides sp. ES-S-0054-01 includes the following:
- a CDS encoding UxaA family hydrolase, whose amino-acid sequence MNAIIHANEKDNLVTCVRPLIKGEKVSIDGKSYIVNDDIPVFHKMATEDVKKGDVVYKYGEIIGIATVDIKTGDYVHVHNIESTRGRGDKK is encoded by the coding sequence ATGAATGCAATTATTCATGCAAATGAAAAAGATAATTTAGTTACATGTGTTAGACCTTTGATTAAAGGTGAAAAAGTTTCAATTGATGGAAAATCTTATATAGTAAATGATGATATCCCTGTTTTTCACAAGATGGCTACAGAGGATGTAAAAAAAGGTGATGTTGTCTATAAATATGGTGAAATTATAGGAATCGCAACAGTTGACATAAAAACTGGTGACTATGTACATGTACATAATATTGAAAGTACACGTGGTCGTGGAGACAAAAAATAG
- a CDS encoding sigma 54-interacting transcriptional regulator: protein MKYGGIIMKEILVIAPTKGTYEKSIHIVKKNKYTNIDVVFGNLKEGIPLAEKSINHGTRVIISRGGTYNMLKATYNIPIVEIKVDAYDIIKSYKEVKNSDEPFGIIGFNNVIYGFDIIEEILNKKITMIEIEKEEEIYDAIEKYRKKGINTYIGDTTVAHIVKRLNCKGILIESREENILRAIQQAEQILEATKDEQKRRLQIEAMTDFVHDGIITVDKNFKITLFNKSAEKIFGIKKENALYHNVIDVIPNTVLPQVVETMEPQIGEIQNIGSTKIITNRVPIIVDGQIQGAVSTFQDSKEISSFEHTIRRSLLNKGLSAKYTFDDIIHASEKTKNCIEIAKKYACYDTPMIITGESGVGKELFCQSIHNYSKRKNAPFVAVNCAAIPPSLIESEFFGYEEGSFTGARKKGKSGVFELAHEGTIFLDEISEIPLELQGRLLRVLQEKQVMRIGGDKVIPIDVKIICASNKDLKNMMRDGLFRQDLYFRINILTLHLPSLKERKEDIIKLSEFFIHKYSIKYNKTPLIVTPNIKQALLEREYEGNIRELEGMMERAVIVESFDSILLEKYKNEYTNNISHKNNNDFECSNLDLKTLEKKYIYKIYNENNRNTTKTCEILKITRSTLWRKLKEIENDV from the coding sequence ATGAAATATGGAGGAATCATTATGAAAGAAATACTCGTTATTGCTCCCACTAAAGGAACCTATGAAAAATCAATTCACATAGTTAAAAAAAACAAATATACAAATATTGATGTTGTATTTGGCAATCTAAAAGAAGGTATACCTCTTGCTGAAAAAAGTATTAATCATGGTACTAGAGTTATCATAAGCCGAGGTGGGACTTACAATATGTTAAAAGCTACCTACAACATACCTATAGTTGAAATTAAAGTAGATGCTTATGATATTATAAAAAGCTATAAAGAAGTAAAAAATTCCGATGAACCATTTGGAATAATTGGATTTAATAACGTCATCTATGGCTTCGATATTATAGAAGAAATATTGAATAAAAAAATAACTATGATTGAAATTGAAAAAGAAGAAGAGATTTATGATGCTATAGAAAAATACAGAAAAAAAGGTATCAACACATATATAGGAGATACTACTGTTGCACATATTGTTAAAAGACTTAATTGTAAGGGAATATTAATTGAATCTAGAGAAGAGAACATACTTAGAGCCATTCAACAAGCAGAACAAATACTTGAAGCAACAAAAGATGAACAAAAAAGAAGATTACAGATAGAAGCTATGACAGATTTCGTACATGATGGAATAATAACAGTTGATAAAAATTTTAAAATCACATTATTTAATAAGAGTGCTGAAAAAATATTTGGTATAAAAAAGGAAAATGCACTTTATCACAATGTTATAGATGTTATTCCAAACACGGTTCTTCCACAAGTAGTTGAAACTATGGAACCTCAAATTGGTGAAATACAAAATATAGGAAGTACAAAAATTATTACAAATAGAGTTCCAATCATAGTTGATGGTCAAATTCAAGGAGCTGTTTCTACATTTCAAGATAGTAAGGAGATAAGTTCTTTTGAACATACAATAAGAAGGAGTCTATTAAATAAAGGTCTATCTGCTAAATACACTTTTGATGATATAATCCATGCTAGTGAAAAAACAAAAAATTGTATAGAAATTGCTAAAAAATATGCATGTTATGACACTCCAATGATTATTACTGGAGAGTCAGGTGTTGGTAAAGAACTATTTTGTCAAAGTATACACAACTATAGTAAGCGTAAAAATGCACCTTTTGTTGCTGTAAATTGTGCTGCTATACCTCCATCTTTAATAGAGAGTGAGTTTTTTGGTTATGAGGAAGGTTCATTTACAGGTGCAAGAAAAAAAGGTAAATCAGGCGTATTTGAGTTAGCACATGAAGGTACAATCTTTCTAGATGAAATAAGTGAAATTCCTCTTGAACTTCAAGGTAGATTATTGAGAGTCTTACAGGAAAAACAAGTTATGAGAATTGGTGGTGATAAAGTTATTCCTATAGATGTGAAAATTATCTGTGCTTCAAATAAAGACTTAAAAAATATGATGCGTGATGGTTTATTTAGACAAGACCTTTATTTTAGAATAAATATACTAACATTGCACCTTCCTTCATTAAAAGAAAGAAAAGAAGATATTATAAAATTATCAGAATTTTTTATACACAAATATTCAATCAAATACAACAAAACACCTTTAATTGTCACTCCAAATATTAAACAAGCACTTCTTGAGCGAGAATACGAAGGTAATATAAGAGAATTGGAAGGTATGATGGAAAGGGCTGTTATTGTAGAATCATTTGATTCAATTTTATTAGAAAAATATAAAAATGAATATACAAATAATATATCACATAAGAATAATAATGATTTTGAATGTAGTAATTTAGATTTAAAGACATTAGAAAAAAAATATATCTATAAAATTTATAATGAAAACAATAGAAATACTACAAAAACTTGTGAAATTCTAAAAATAACTCGCTCTACTCTATGGAGAAAATTAAAAGAAATAGAAAATGATGTTTAA
- a CDS encoding UxaA family hydrolase, which yields MKLMGYLRENGQFGIRNHVLVIPTSVCSSETATRIAALVPGAIAIPHQHGCCQIGSDIELTAKTLIGFGKNPNVAAVLVVGLGCDGIQAKDLASEIATTGKKVDYVVIQECGGTLKTVSKGAEIIGKMVREVSKEVRVEFDMSEITLALECGGSDPTSGIASNPSIGVASNLLVDEGGSSILSETTEVIGAEHLLATRFEDEKMKDKFLKFVSDVEKRAIAMGEDLRSGQPTPGNKAGGLSTIEEKSLGCMYKAGNKPFKGALEYADIIPPDKKGLYFMDTPGQDIDSITGMVAGGAQIVIFSTGRGTPTGSPISPVIKITGNSDTYNKMPDNIDINAGRIITDGAKITDIGQEIFNEIVEVCNGKYTKAESLGHREFGIYRIASTF from the coding sequence ATGAAATTAATGGGTTATTTAAGAGAAAATGGGCAATTTGGTATTCGTAATCATGTTTTAGTTATTCCAACATCTGTATGTTCAAGTGAGACAGCTACAAGAATTGCAGCACTTGTTCCAGGCGCAATAGCTATCCCCCATCAACATGGATGTTGTCAAATTGGTTCTGATATAGAACTTACAGCAAAGACATTAATAGGTTTTGGAAAAAATCCTAATGTTGCTGCCGTTTTAGTAGTTGGGCTTGGATGCGATGGTATTCAAGCAAAAGACTTAGCATCTGAAATAGCTACAACAGGAAAAAAAGTAGATTATGTTGTTATACAAGAATGTGGTGGAACGTTGAAAACAGTTTCTAAAGGAGCTGAAATAATAGGTAAAATGGTTCGTGAAGTATCAAAGGAAGTAAGGGTTGAATTTGATATGAGTGAGATTACATTAGCACTTGAATGTGGTGGTTCTGACCCAACAAGTGGAATAGCTTCAAACCCTTCAATAGGAGTTGCATCAAACCTTCTTGTAGATGAGGGAGGAAGCAGTATACTAAGCGAAACGACAGAAGTAATTGGTGCAGAACATTTATTAGCTACTCGTTTTGAAGATGAAAAAATGAAAGATAAGTTTCTTAAATTTGTAAGTGATGTAGAAAAGAGAGCAATTGCCATGGGAGAAGATTTACGTAGTGGTCAACCTACTCCAGGTAATAAAGCTGGTGGGCTTTCAACAATTGAAGAAAAATCACTTGGATGTATGTATAAAGCAGGCAACAAACCATTCAAAGGTGCTCTTGAATATGCTGATATTATACCTCCTGATAAAAAAGGATTATATTTTATGGATACTCCAGGACAGGATATAGATTCTATAACTGGTATGGTAGCAGGTGGTGCACAGATTGTAATCTTTTCAACTGGTAGAGGTACTCCAACAGGAAGCCCAATTTCCCCAGTTATTAAAATCACTGGAAATAGTGATACATACAACAAAATGCCAGATAATATAGATATAAATGCAGGTAGAATTATAACAGATGGTGCTAAAATAACAGATATAGGTCAAGAAATATTCAACGAAATAGTAGAAGTTTGTAATGGCAAATATACTAAAGCTGAAAGCCTTGGTCATAGAGAATTTGGTATTTACAGAATTGCTTCTACATTCTAA
- a CDS encoding FAD-binding oxidoreductase codes for MNQEYVKGKPIFTNINKIPKQFPYLTDDIDTDVIIVGGGITGCICAYYLAKNNIKSVILEKGRIAHGSTSATTSLLQYELDDNLIDLTEVMTLTDALKAYNLCVSALEELDKFIELHGNKCDYAKRDTLLYTANKLEIKAIKEEFNLRKENGFDVEYIDESTNPFSFDLKSGLIAKSGGRELDPYKYSHHLIDVSLKNGLQVYENTEVKKVNFSNDKVIAEVSYGYKVHGKKLIVATGYNTSLFTKRNFATKSNTFNIATKPLKNITSWKNNILIRDNCDPYNYLRTTKDNRLIIGGEDISFDDIENETLANEKYDILEQRLKSMFKDIKDIQVEYKYCGCFASTLDNLGFIGPDNKNNNLWYCLGYGANGILFAILGGIMLSELYLGKQNKNMKLFRVDRFDK; via the coding sequence ATGAATCAAGAATATGTAAAGGGAAAGCCTATTTTTACTAATATAAACAAAATTCCAAAACAGTTTCCATATCTTACTGATGATATTGATACTGATGTTATAATTGTTGGTGGTGGTATTACTGGATGTATTTGTGCTTACTATTTAGCTAAAAACAATATAAAATCAGTCATTCTTGAAAAAGGAAGGATTGCACATGGAAGCACTAGTGCAACCACTTCTCTTTTGCAGTACGAATTAGATGATAATTTGATAGACTTGACAGAAGTTATGACTTTAACTGATGCTCTAAAAGCATACAACCTTTGTGTATCAGCACTTGAAGAATTAGATAAATTTATAGAACTACATGGAAATAAGTGTGATTATGCCAAAAGAGATACTCTACTTTATACTGCCAATAAACTTGAAATTAAGGCTATAAAAGAAGAATTCAATTTAAGAAAAGAAAATGGATTTGATGTTGAATATATTGATGAATCCACAAACCCTTTTAGTTTTGACTTGAAGTCAGGATTGATAGCAAAAAGCGGAGGACGAGAATTAGACCCATATAAATATAGTCACCATTTGATTGATGTAAGTTTAAAAAATGGTCTTCAAGTATATGAAAATACAGAAGTAAAAAAAGTAAACTTCTCAAATGATAAGGTAATTGCTGAAGTATCATATGGATACAAGGTTCATGGTAAAAAATTAATTGTAGCTACAGGGTACAATACAAGTTTATTTACAAAAAGAAATTTTGCAACTAAGTCAAATACTTTTAATATAGCCACAAAGCCACTTAAAAACATCACTTCTTGGAAAAACAACATTTTAATTAGAGACAACTGTGACCCATATAATTATCTAAGAACTACTAAAGACAATCGATTAATTATAGGTGGTGAAGATATAAGTTTTGATGATATAGAAAATGAAACTTTAGCCAATGAAAAGTATGACATTTTAGAACAAAGATTGAAAAGTATGTTTAAGGATATAAAAGACATACAAGTTGAGTATAAATATTGTGGTTGTTTTGCTTCAACTTTAGATAATTTAGGTTTTATTGGACCAGATAACAAAAACAACAACCTATGGTATTGTCTAGGTTATGGAGCAAATGGTATACTCTTTGCAATATTAGGTGGTATAATGTTAAGTGAATTATATCTTGGTAAACAAAATAAAAACATGAAATTATTTAGAGTAGATAGATTTGATAAATAG
- a CDS encoding TldD/PmbA family protein gives MLSKDIASKVLEKCLVTGGDFAEIFEEDTINNSISLIDNKVENAIGGRNYGIGIRIFKGLKSIYAYTSDNSLNSLLDVAYKAAVALGRLEDGKSVILNDSTKINNIHNIKIYPNSIANKDKVNVMKVAYKSAKEFSSDISQVSVSYLDKDQKILIANTEGIYVEDRRIRTRLGISSIASKGTENQTGFEGPGGCKGFEIFEEIDPEYYAKESARVAHTMLHAKNCPAGNMMVAIDNGFGGVIFHEACGHSLEATSVAKGNSVFADKLGQQIASTKITAIDDGTIPNYWGSMNIDDEGNPAQKNILIENGILKSYMIDKLNGRRMGMNPTGSSRRQNYKFAPTSRMTNTYIAAGEDKPEDIIKSIPDGLYAKKMGGGSVNPITGEFNFAVSEGYLVKNGEIQEPVRGASLIGKGSEVLMNIDMVGDNLKQAQGMCGSSSGSIPTNVGQPMIRVKEITVGGR, from the coding sequence ATGCTTTCAAAAGATATAGCTTCAAAGGTATTAGAAAAGTGTCTAGTTACTGGAGGAGACTTTGCTGAGATTTTTGAAGAAGATACTATAAATAATTCTATTAGTTTAATAGATAATAAAGTAGAAAATGCAATAGGCGGGAGAAATTATGGTATAGGAATAAGAATATTTAAAGGATTAAAAAGCATATATGCTTATACAAGTGATAATTCGTTAAATAGTTTGTTGGATGTAGCATATAAAGCTGCTGTTGCTTTAGGAAGATTAGAGGATGGAAAAAGTGTAATATTAAATGACAGTACTAAAATAAATAATATACATAATATAAAAATTTATCCAAATTCAATAGCTAATAAAGATAAAGTAAACGTAATGAAGGTTGCATATAAGAGTGCAAAAGAATTTAGTAGTGATATATCTCAAGTAAGTGTTAGTTATTTGGATAAAGACCAAAAAATATTAATTGCAAACACTGAAGGTATATATGTTGAAGATAGAAGAATAAGAACCAGACTTGGAATAAGTTCAATTGCATCTAAAGGTACTGAAAATCAAACTGGATTTGAAGGACCTGGAGGTTGTAAAGGGTTTGAAATATTTGAAGAAATAGACCCAGAATACTATGCAAAAGAATCAGCTAGAGTAGCACATACTATGTTGCATGCTAAAAATTGTCCAGCAGGCAATATGATGGTAGCAATAGATAATGGATTTGGTGGAGTAATATTTCATGAAGCTTGTGGACATTCTTTAGAAGCTACATCAGTTGCAAAGGGCAATTCCGTATTTGCAGATAAATTAGGTCAACAGATTGCTTCTACAAAGATTACAGCTATAGATGATGGTACAATACCAAATTACTGGGGTTCTATGAATATAGATGATGAGGGAAATCCAGCTCAAAAAAATATACTAATTGAAAATGGAATTTTGAAGTCTTATATGATAGATAAACTTAATGGTAGACGAATGGGAATGAATCCTACAGGAAGTTCTCGTAGACAAAACTATAAATTTGCTCCAACTTCAAGAATGACTAACACTTATATTGCTGCTGGAGAAGATAAACCAGAAGACATTATAAAGTCAATACCAGATGGACTTTATGCTAAAAAAATGGGGGGTGGCTCTGTAAATCCTATAACAGGAGAGTTTAATTTCGCAGTTTCAGAAGGTTACTTGGTAAAAAATGGAGAAATACAAGAGCCAGTTAGAGGTGCTAGTTTAATTGGAAAAGGTAGCGAGGTACTTATGAATATAGATATGGTTGGGGACAACTTAAAACAAGCTCAAGGGATGTGTGGTTCATCATCAGGAAGTATACCAACTAATGTAGGTCAACCTATGATAAGGGTGAAAGAAATTACTGTAGGTGGAAGATAG
- a CDS encoding TldD/PmbA family protein translates to MELKSFKDILFKKALSEGFEECEVYYYTGENLSINIYEGEVEKYSLDKSFGLSFRGKINGKIGYSYTEILDDKAVDMLIKNVKDGVNTIENEDIQFIYEGDKQYSEVKTYSKELENLEADKLIDLALEMERETKAYSDKVVNLSKCTISYSVSSNGICNTKGLDLSNTTNMLIGFVVPIIEDNGQKYDGIGYNIATSIEEIKPCEIAKLGVDDALSKVGGKSIPSGKYKTILFNEAMVSLLSTFSGIFNADSAQKGLSLLKGREGDMIASSIVTIVDDPLLENGMASTPFDDEGVATFKKEIISNGKLITLLHNLKTANKANVKTTGNGIKSSYSSPIGIHPTNFYIEKGDKSLDEIMKDIGEGLMVTSFAGLHSGANSVTGDFSLAAKGFYIKEGKKVFPVEQITVAGNYFDLLKDIEVVGEDLEFPMSSIGSPSVVIKELSVAGKDE, encoded by the coding sequence GTGGAACTTAAAAGTTTTAAGGATATATTATTTAAAAAGGCTCTAAGTGAAGGCTTTGAAGAGTGTGAAGTATATTATTATACAGGAGAAAATTTAAGTATAAATATATACGAAGGAGAAGTTGAGAAATACAGTCTTGATAAATCTTTTGGTTTATCTTTTAGAGGAAAAATAAATGGAAAGATAGGTTACTCTTATACAGAAATTTTAGATGATAAAGCTGTTGATATGTTGATAAAAAATGTAAAAGATGGAGTAAATACCATTGAAAATGAAGATATACAATTTATATATGAAGGTGATAAGCAATATAGTGAGGTAAAGACTTATTCTAAAGAGCTAGAAAATTTAGAAGCAGATAAGTTGATTGATTTAGCTTTAGAAATGGAAAGAGAGACTAAAGCTTATTCAGATAAGGTAGTAAATTTATCTAAGTGTACTATATCTTATTCTGTATCGAGTAATGGTATATGTAATACTAAAGGTCTTGATTTAAGCAATACAACCAATATGCTTATAGGGTTTGTAGTTCCTATCATAGAGGACAATGGGCAAAAATATGATGGAATAGGATATAATATAGCAACTTCTATTGAAGAAATAAAGCCTTGTGAGATAGCAAAACTTGGTGTTGATGATGCTTTATCTAAAGTAGGTGGTAAGAGTATCCCATCAGGTAAATATAAAACTATATTGTTTAATGAAGCTATGGTATCTTTACTTAGCACATTTTCTGGAATATTTAATGCAGATTCAGCTCAAAAAGGATTATCTCTATTAAAAGGTAGAGAAGGAGATATGATAGCATCTTCTATAGTTACAATAGTTGATGACCCGCTTTTAGAAAATGGTATGGCATCTACTCCTTTTGACGATGAGGGAGTAGCTACATTTAAAAAAGAAATTATTTCAAATGGAAAGCTTATAACTTTACTTCATAATTTAAAGACGGCTAATAAGGCAAATGTAAAGACTACAGGAAATGGAATAAAATCTTCATATTCATCACCTATAGGTATACATCCAACTAACTTTTATATAGAAAAAGGAGATAAATCTCTAGATGAAATTATGAAAGATATAGGTGAAGGCTTGATGGTTACTAGTTTTGCAGGTCTTCATTCAGGCGCAAATTCAGTAACAGGAGACTTTTCTTTAGCAGCTAAAGGCTTTTATATTAAAGAAGGTAAAAAAGTATTTCCAGTAGAGCAAATTACTGTTGCAGGTAATTACTTTGATTTATTAAAAGACATTGAAGTTGTGGGAGAAGATTTAGAATTTCCAATGAGTAGTATAGGCTCACCTTCAGTTGTTATTAAAGAGTTATCAGTAGCTGGAAAAGATGAATAA
- a CDS encoding 2-keto-3-deoxygluconate permease → MHILKSVKKIPGGLMVCPLLLGALFNTVCPQALEIGGFTTSLFKTGAMSILALFCLCNGAQINIRQAGKPLTKGIVLTATKFIIGAVLGIIVSKFIGPKGIIGITPLAIVATMTNSNGGLFAALAGEYGDSTDVGAISILSLNDGPFFTMLAFGVTGLANVPIVALFAALIPILLGFILGNLDEDIREFLAPGTTLLIPFFAFPLGAALNFNQIITAGLPGVVLGLGVTLITGMGGYFVMKLIRAEHPAVGAATGTTAGNAAGTPEALAAIDPTLATIVAVSTVQVAAAIIVTAICCPMLVSYLDKREKKKKALFKTNKNIEVN, encoded by the coding sequence ATGCACATCTTAAAATCAGTGAAAAAGATACCAGGAGGACTTATGGTATGTCCCCTGTTATTGGGAGCACTATTTAATACAGTATGTCCACAGGCTCTAGAAATTGGAGGATTCACAACATCCTTATTTAAAACTGGTGCAATGAGTATACTTGCTCTATTTTGTCTATGTAATGGAGCTCAAATTAACATAAGGCAAGCAGGTAAACCTTTGACTAAAGGAATAGTACTTACAGCAACAAAATTTATAATCGGTGCAGTATTAGGTATTATCGTCAGTAAATTTATAGGACCTAAAGGTATAATTGGCATTACACCTCTTGCCATAGTTGCTACCATGACCAATTCAAATGGAGGTTTGTTTGCTGCACTTGCAGGTGAATATGGAGACTCTACAGATGTTGGAGCAATATCTATATTATCTCTAAATGACGGTCCTTTTTTCACAATGCTTGCTTTTGGCGTGACTGGACTTGCAAATGTACCTATAGTAGCACTATTTGCAGCACTCATACCAATACTACTTGGATTTATACTTGGAAATCTCGATGAAGATATACGAGAATTCCTTGCACCTGGTACAACATTATTAATTCCTTTCTTTGCTTTCCCTTTAGGAGCTGCATTAAACTTTAATCAGATTATAACTGCTGGATTACCTGGTGTTGTACTTGGCTTAGGAGTTACTCTAATAACAGGTATGGGTGGATACTTCGTAATGAAGCTTATACGTGCAGAACACCCAGCAGTAGGTGCAGCTACAGGTACAACAGCTGGAAATGCAGCTGGTACTCCTGAAGCTTTAGCGGCTATAGACCCTACTCTAGCTACAATTGTAGCCGTTTCAACAGTACAAGTTGCTGCTGCTATCATTGTTACAGCAATATGTTGTCCAATGTTAGTTTCTTATCTCGATAAAAGGGAAAAAAAGAAAAAAGCTCTTTTTAAAACAAATAAAAATATTGAAGTAAATTAA
- a CDS encoding manganese catalase family protein: protein MSDVHYDMHKRKGYSSDEPYPEIKVLGPNKYYAELLMDDYSGRASEFTSVTQYLYHDFDSEKNYKELNEMWVNISITEMLHMEILAKTIRLLGGNPVYRGSTSSCGAYWNGSFVYYGDSICDRLKSDLHLEYVAIDNYYRDISIIEDPYIKAILNRIILDEKVHVGLFKKAIEKYCE, encoded by the coding sequence ATGAGTGATGTACATTACGATATGCACAAGAGAAAGGGATATTCAAGTGATGAACCATACCCAGAAATAAAAGTCTTAGGACCAAATAAGTACTATGCAGAACTATTGATGGATGATTATTCTGGTAGAGCTAGTGAATTTACAAGTGTAACACAGTACTTATATCATGATTTTGATTCAGAGAAAAATTATAAAGAACTTAATGAAATGTGGGTAAATATATCTATAACGGAGATGTTACATATGGAGATATTGGCAAAGACTATAAGATTATTGGGTGGAAATCCTGTATACAGAGGTTCTACAAGTTCATGTGGTGCATATTGGAATGGAAGTTTTGTATATTATGGAGACTCCATTTGCGACAGATTAAAATCAGATTTACATTTAGAATATGTAGCTATTGATAATTATTATAGAGATATAAGCATTATAGAAGACCCTTATATAAAAGCTATATTAAATAGAATAATTTTAGACGAAAAAGTTCATGTAGGTTTGTTTAAAAAAGCAATAGAAAAGTATTGTGAATAA
- a CDS encoding MATE family efflux transporter, whose amino-acid sequence MENQEALRHEKIWILLLRYSIPAIIAMMVTSLYNVVDRAFIGSMEGIGSIAIAGLGVTMPVFTLIIAFGMLISVGASTRLSIKLGERNREEAEKILGNALTLSIIISLMITILGLVFLEDILFILGASKDSISYAKDYMSVILVGSIFNLVAFSLNNAIRAEGNPKLAARTMIVGCVLNLILDPIFIFVFDLGIKGAAIATVLCQIVVFIWVTHYFIRGKSNLKLKKCNLKLDKDIVKKVLAIGITPFCMEVAISITHMFTNNSLKVYGGDLAIGAMTALTSILLMFMMPVFGLNQGMQTIISYNYGAKQYERAKKTLILSIIVSIIILSFGFLVVQVFPEVFVGIFNKDSDLMEIAVRGININLITLPIMGISIVGPVYFQCISKVKHSMFLTLLRQFILFIPLIIVLPIQFNLDGVWLAQPIADFIAMIIVLLFLKREFKINQV is encoded by the coding sequence ATGGAAAATCAAGAAGCATTAAGACATGAAAAAATATGGATTTTATTACTTAGATATTCGATACCTGCAATAATAGCAATGATGGTAACTTCACTTTATAATGTAGTAGATAGAGCTTTTATCGGTTCTATGGAAGGTATTGGCTCCATAGCTATCGCAGGTCTTGGTGTAACTATGCCAGTATTTACACTAATAATAGCTTTTGGAATGCTGATATCAGTAGGTGCTAGCACAAGATTGTCTATTAAATTAGGTGAAAGAAATAGAGAAGAAGCAGAAAAGATATTGGGCAATGCTTTGACACTATCTATAATTATATCTTTAATGATAACTATATTAGGATTAGTTTTTTTAGAAGATATACTTTTTATTTTGGGGGCAAGTAAAGATTCAATCTCTTATGCAAAAGACTATATGAGTGTCATATTGGTTGGAAGTATATTTAATCTAGTTGCATTTTCTCTTAATAATGCAATTAGGGCAGAGGGTAATCCAAAATTAGCAGCAAGAACAATGATTGTAGGTTGCGTATTAAACTTGATATTGGACCCTATATTTATATTTGTATTTGATTTAGGAATAAAAGGAGCAGCTATAGCAACGGTACTCTGTCAAATAGTGGTGTTCATTTGGGTAACACATTACTTTATAAGAGGGAAGTCTAATTTAAAACTAAAAAAATGTAACTTAAAATTGGATAAAGATATAGTAAAGAAGGTACTTGCAATAGGTATAACACCTTTTTGTATGGAGGTAGCTATAAGTATAACTCATATGTTTACAAATAATTCTCTAAAAGTTTATGGCGGAGATTTGGCTATTGGAGCTATGACAGCACTTACATCTATTTTATTGATGTTTATGATGCCTGTGTTTGGTTTGAATCAAGGTATGCAAACTATAATATCATACAATTATGGTGCAAAACAATATGAGCGTGCAAAGAAAACTTTAATACTATCTATCATAGTATCAATTATCATATTGTCATTTGGATTTTTGGTAGTACAAGTTTTTCCAGAAGTATTTGTAGGTATATTTAATAAAGATTCAGATTTAATGGAGATAGCTGTAAGAGGTATAAACATAAATCTAATTACATTGCCTATAATGGGGATTTCTATTGTAGGACCTGTGTATTTTCAATGTATAAGTAAGGTTAAACACTCTATGTTTTTAACTCTTTTAAGACAATTTATTTTATTTATACCATTAATTATTGTACTTCCAATTCAATTTAATTTAGATGGAGTCTGGTTAGCACAGCCAATTGCAGATTTTATTGCTATGATAATCGTATTGTTATTCTTAAAAAGGGAATTTAAAATAAATCAAGTATAA